In Acipenser ruthenus chromosome 16, fAciRut3.2 maternal haplotype, whole genome shotgun sequence, the following proteins share a genomic window:
- the LOC117412376 gene encoding H(+)/Cl(-) exchange transporter 5 isoform X1 produces the protein MDNPEYRRGSFNSMQSGTSDEDMVEIAGATLDSSVTDDVLPLDRDVSRGHSTFNGEGLNGASKMMDFLEEPIPGVGTYEDFNTIDWVREKSKDRDRHREIANKSKESTWALLQSVSDAFSGWLLMLLIGLMAGSLAGLIDISAHWMTDLKEGVCLSGFWFNHEHCCWTSNETTFIERDKCPQWRSWAELIVGQPDGAFAYIVNYLMYVIWALLFSFLAVSLVRSFAPYACGSGIPEIKTILSGFIIRGYLGKWTLVIKTVTLVLAVSSGLSLGKEGPLVHVACCCGNILCHLFTKYSKNEAKRREVLSAAAAAGVSVAFGAPIGGVLFSLEEVSYYFPLKTLWRSFFAALVAAFTLRSINPFGNSRLVLFYVEFHAPWHLLELIPFIMLGIFGGLWGAFFIRTNIAWCRRRKTTKLGRYPVLEVLVVTAITAIIAFPNDYTRISTSELISELFNDCGLLDSSKLCDYINDNTTKTTDDRAAGPNVYTAMWQLALALIFKIFITIITFGMKVPSGLFIPSLAVGAIAGRLLGIGMEQLAYYHHDWVIFKGWCSPGADCITPGLYAMVGAAACLGGVTRMTVSLVVIMFELTGGLEYIVPLMAAAMTSKWVADAIGREGIYDAHIRLNGYPFLEAKEEFTHKTLAMDVMRPRRNDPPLTVLTQDGLKVEDVETLISETTYSGFPVVVSRESQRLVGFVLKRDLVISIENARKRQDGIVSSSDIYFTEHIPPQPPSSPATLKLRKVMDLSPFTVTDHTAMEIVVDIFRKLGLRQCLVTHNGRLLGIITKKDILKHMAQVVNQDPDSILFN, from the exons ATGGACAACCCTGAGTACCGCAGAGGAAGCTTTAACAGCATGCAGAGCGGCACCAGTGATGAGGACATGGTGGAGATAGCTGGAGCCACATTGGATTCCTCAGTGACAGACGATGTGCTACCATTGGACAGGGATGTTTCCAGGG GACACTCCACTTTTAATGGAGAAGGCTTGAATGGTGCAAGTAAGATGATGGATTTCCTAGAGGAGCCTATCCCAGGGGTGGGAACGTATGAAGATTTCAATACTATCGACTGGGTGAGGGAGAAGTCAAAGGACAGAGACAGGCACAGAGAG attgcaAATAAAAGCAAAGAGTCAACATGGGCACTTCTACAGAGTGTGAGCGATGCTTTCTCTGGCTGGCTGCTGATGCTCCTAATTGGTCTTATGGCAG GTTCCCTTGCTGGTCTGATCGATATCTCTGCTCACTGGATGACGGATCTGAAAGAGGGGGtgtgtctctctgggttctggtTCAATCACGAGCACTGCTGCTGGACCTCCAATGAGACCACGTTCATCGAGAGAGACAAGTGCCCTCAGTGGAGGAGCTGGGCCGAGCTCATTGTCGGACAGCCAGAC GGAGCGTTTGCCTACATAGTCAACTACCTGATGTACGTCATCTGGGCCCTGCTGTTCTCATTCCTGGCTGTGTCCCTCGTCAGGTCTTTCGCTCCTTATGCTTGTGGGTCTGGAATCCCAGAG ATTAAGACCATTCTGAGTGGCTTCATCATCCGGGGGTATCTTGGGAAGTGGACTCTGGTGATCAAGACCGTCACCCTGGTTCTGGCTGTGTCGTCGGGGCTCAGTCTGGGCAAGGAGGGACCGCTGGTGCACGTGGCCTGCTGCTGTGGCAACATCCTCTGCCACCTCTTCACCAAGTATAGTAAGAATGAGGCCAAGCGGAGAGAG GTATTGTCTGCAGCAGCAGCGGCTGGAGTCTCAGTGGCTTTCGGTGCCCCTATCGGAGGAGTCCTGTTCAGCCTGGAGGAG GTCAGCTACTATTTCCCCCTGAAGACCCTGTGGAGGTCCTTCTTCGCCGCCCTGGTGGCAGCTTTTACCCTGCGCTCCATCAACCCGTTTGGGAACAGCCGGCTGGTGCTGTTCTATGTCGAGTTCCACGCCCCCTGGCACCTACTGGAGCTCATCCCCTTCATCATGCTAGGTATCTTCGGGGGCCTGTGGGGGGCTTTCTTCATCCGCACCAACATAGCCTGGTGTCGCCGCCGCAAGACCACCAAGCTGGGCCGCTACCCCGTGCTGGAGGTGCTGGTGGTGACAGCCATCACAGCCATCATCGCCTTCCCCAACGACTACACGCGCATCAGCACCAGTGAGCTCATATCAGAGCTCTTCAATGACTGCGGCCTGCTGGACTCTTCCAAGCTCTGCGACTACATCAACGACAACACCACCAAGACCACCGACGACCGCGCCGCCGGCCCCAACGTCTACACTGCCATGTGGCAGCTCGCACTGGCGCTCATCTTCAAGATCTTCATCACAATCATCACCTTTGGCATGAAG GTCCCATCAGGACTTTTCATCCCGAGCCTGGCTGTGGGTGCAATAGCGGGCAGGCTGCTGGGAATTGGAATGGAACAGCTGGCCTATTACCACCACGACTGGGTCATCTTCAAAGGCTGGTGCAGCCCGGGGGCAGACTGCATCACACCAGGGCTCTATGCCATGGTGGGAGCAGCAGCATGCCTTG GTGGGGTGACCAGGATGACCGTGTCCCTGGTGGTCATCATGTTCGAGCTGACCGGCGGGCTGGAATACATTGTGCCTCTGATGGCTGCGGCCATGACCAGCAAGTGGGTGGCAGACGCGATTGGCCGAGAGGGGATCTATGACGCCCACATACGTCTGAATGGATACCCCTTCCTGGAGGCCAAGGAGGAGTTTACACACAAGACCCTGGCCATGGATGTGATGCGGCCGCGCAGGAATGACCCGCCGCTGACCGTGCTCACACAGGACGGCCTGAAGGTGGAGGACGTGGAGACTCTCATCAGTGAGACCACGTACAGTGGCTTCCCCGTGGTAGTGTCGAGAGAGTCCCAGAGGCTGGTCGGCTTCGTTCTGAAAAGAGATCTTGTTATATCAATAG AAAATGCTCGAAAGAGGCAGGATGGTATTGTTAGCTCTTCAGATATTTACTTCACAGAGCACATTCCACCACAGCCTCCCAGCAGCCCAGCAACGCTCAAACTGCGCAAAGTCATGGACCTGAGTCCCTTCACTGTCACCGACCACACGGCAATGGAGATTGTGGTGGACATCTTCCGCAAGCTGGGCCTGCGCCAGTGTCTGGTCACTCACAATGG CCGCCTTCTGGGAATTATCACGAAAAAGGacatattaaaacacatggcCCAGGTAGTAAATCAGGACCCAGACTCCATTCTTTTCAACTGA
- the LOC117412376 gene encoding H(+)/Cl(-) exchange transporter 5 isoform X2, translating to MMDFLEEPIPGVGTYEDFNTIDWVREKSKDRDRHREIANKSKESTWALLQSVSDAFSGWLLMLLIGLMAGSLAGLIDISAHWMTDLKEGVCLSGFWFNHEHCCWTSNETTFIERDKCPQWRSWAELIVGQPDGAFAYIVNYLMYVIWALLFSFLAVSLVRSFAPYACGSGIPEIKTILSGFIIRGYLGKWTLVIKTVTLVLAVSSGLSLGKEGPLVHVACCCGNILCHLFTKYSKNEAKRREVLSAAAAAGVSVAFGAPIGGVLFSLEEVSYYFPLKTLWRSFFAALVAAFTLRSINPFGNSRLVLFYVEFHAPWHLLELIPFIMLGIFGGLWGAFFIRTNIAWCRRRKTTKLGRYPVLEVLVVTAITAIIAFPNDYTRISTSELISELFNDCGLLDSSKLCDYINDNTTKTTDDRAAGPNVYTAMWQLALALIFKIFITIITFGMKVPSGLFIPSLAVGAIAGRLLGIGMEQLAYYHHDWVIFKGWCSPGADCITPGLYAMVGAAACLGGVTRMTVSLVVIMFELTGGLEYIVPLMAAAMTSKWVADAIGREGIYDAHIRLNGYPFLEAKEEFTHKTLAMDVMRPRRNDPPLTVLTQDGLKVEDVETLISETTYSGFPVVVSRESQRLVGFVLKRDLVISIENARKRQDGIVSSSDIYFTEHIPPQPPSSPATLKLRKVMDLSPFTVTDHTAMEIVVDIFRKLGLRQCLVTHNGRLLGIITKKDILKHMAQVVNQDPDSILFN from the exons ATGATGGATTTCCTAGAGGAGCCTATCCCAGGGGTGGGAACGTATGAAGATTTCAATACTATCGACTGGGTGAGGGAGAAGTCAAAGGACAGAGACAGGCACAGAGAG attgcaAATAAAAGCAAAGAGTCAACATGGGCACTTCTACAGAGTGTGAGCGATGCTTTCTCTGGCTGGCTGCTGATGCTCCTAATTGGTCTTATGGCAG GTTCCCTTGCTGGTCTGATCGATATCTCTGCTCACTGGATGACGGATCTGAAAGAGGGGGtgtgtctctctgggttctggtTCAATCACGAGCACTGCTGCTGGACCTCCAATGAGACCACGTTCATCGAGAGAGACAAGTGCCCTCAGTGGAGGAGCTGGGCCGAGCTCATTGTCGGACAGCCAGAC GGAGCGTTTGCCTACATAGTCAACTACCTGATGTACGTCATCTGGGCCCTGCTGTTCTCATTCCTGGCTGTGTCCCTCGTCAGGTCTTTCGCTCCTTATGCTTGTGGGTCTGGAATCCCAGAG ATTAAGACCATTCTGAGTGGCTTCATCATCCGGGGGTATCTTGGGAAGTGGACTCTGGTGATCAAGACCGTCACCCTGGTTCTGGCTGTGTCGTCGGGGCTCAGTCTGGGCAAGGAGGGACCGCTGGTGCACGTGGCCTGCTGCTGTGGCAACATCCTCTGCCACCTCTTCACCAAGTATAGTAAGAATGAGGCCAAGCGGAGAGAG GTATTGTCTGCAGCAGCAGCGGCTGGAGTCTCAGTGGCTTTCGGTGCCCCTATCGGAGGAGTCCTGTTCAGCCTGGAGGAG GTCAGCTACTATTTCCCCCTGAAGACCCTGTGGAGGTCCTTCTTCGCCGCCCTGGTGGCAGCTTTTACCCTGCGCTCCATCAACCCGTTTGGGAACAGCCGGCTGGTGCTGTTCTATGTCGAGTTCCACGCCCCCTGGCACCTACTGGAGCTCATCCCCTTCATCATGCTAGGTATCTTCGGGGGCCTGTGGGGGGCTTTCTTCATCCGCACCAACATAGCCTGGTGTCGCCGCCGCAAGACCACCAAGCTGGGCCGCTACCCCGTGCTGGAGGTGCTGGTGGTGACAGCCATCACAGCCATCATCGCCTTCCCCAACGACTACACGCGCATCAGCACCAGTGAGCTCATATCAGAGCTCTTCAATGACTGCGGCCTGCTGGACTCTTCCAAGCTCTGCGACTACATCAACGACAACACCACCAAGACCACCGACGACCGCGCCGCCGGCCCCAACGTCTACACTGCCATGTGGCAGCTCGCACTGGCGCTCATCTTCAAGATCTTCATCACAATCATCACCTTTGGCATGAAG GTCCCATCAGGACTTTTCATCCCGAGCCTGGCTGTGGGTGCAATAGCGGGCAGGCTGCTGGGAATTGGAATGGAACAGCTGGCCTATTACCACCACGACTGGGTCATCTTCAAAGGCTGGTGCAGCCCGGGGGCAGACTGCATCACACCAGGGCTCTATGCCATGGTGGGAGCAGCAGCATGCCTTG GTGGGGTGACCAGGATGACCGTGTCCCTGGTGGTCATCATGTTCGAGCTGACCGGCGGGCTGGAATACATTGTGCCTCTGATGGCTGCGGCCATGACCAGCAAGTGGGTGGCAGACGCGATTGGCCGAGAGGGGATCTATGACGCCCACATACGTCTGAATGGATACCCCTTCCTGGAGGCCAAGGAGGAGTTTACACACAAGACCCTGGCCATGGATGTGATGCGGCCGCGCAGGAATGACCCGCCGCTGACCGTGCTCACACAGGACGGCCTGAAGGTGGAGGACGTGGAGACTCTCATCAGTGAGACCACGTACAGTGGCTTCCCCGTGGTAGTGTCGAGAGAGTCCCAGAGGCTGGTCGGCTTCGTTCTGAAAAGAGATCTTGTTATATCAATAG AAAATGCTCGAAAGAGGCAGGATGGTATTGTTAGCTCTTCAGATATTTACTTCACAGAGCACATTCCACCACAGCCTCCCAGCAGCCCAGCAACGCTCAAACTGCGCAAAGTCATGGACCTGAGTCCCTTCACTGTCACCGACCACACGGCAATGGAGATTGTGGTGGACATCTTCCGCAAGCTGGGCCTGCGCCAGTGTCTGGTCACTCACAATGG CCGCCTTCTGGGAATTATCACGAAAAAGGacatattaaaacacatggcCCAGGTAGTAAATCAGGACCCAGACTCCATTCTTTTCAACTGA